The Microbacterium sp. Nx66 genome contains a region encoding:
- a CDS encoding TetR/AcrR family transcriptional regulator has protein sequence MAWPDSVPARERRSDATTNHKALLHAAQIVLAENPQASLDTIAQAAGLSRRALYGHFADRETLLREVIALGAERFNTIAEIIDDIDPRVALARLAAGLWREASAVRAAANIALSEAHVSETVRSLAPLRRRVRELTDAGIAAGAFRRDVSPEVLAILIEETARATLRQTRLTGSNPSVIARVVLSIVGLSWTEQAALIASNPDIVA, from the coding sequence ATGGCCTGGCCGGACTCGGTTCCTGCACGCGAGCGCAGAAGTGACGCCACAACCAACCACAAAGCACTCCTCCACGCAGCGCAGATCGTGCTCGCCGAGAATCCCCAGGCCTCCCTCGACACCATCGCGCAAGCAGCTGGCCTGTCACGACGTGCCCTCTACGGCCACTTCGCCGACCGTGAGACTCTGCTGAGAGAGGTCATCGCGCTCGGCGCTGAGCGGTTCAATACAATCGCCGAGATCATCGACGACATCGACCCGCGCGTCGCTCTGGCCCGCCTCGCCGCAGGTCTCTGGCGCGAAGCCTCCGCAGTACGCGCCGCCGCCAACATCGCCCTCAGCGAAGCCCATGTCTCGGAGACAGTCCGTTCACTCGCGCCTCTTCGACGACGTGTCCGCGAACTCACCGATGCCGGCATAGCAGCGGGGGCTTTCCGACGAGACGTTTCGCCCGAAGTCCTCGCCATCCTGATCGAAGAGACAGCCCGCGCCACATTGCGCCAGACTCGCCTAACAGGAAGCAACCCGTCGGTCATCGCCCGAGTCGTGCTCAGCATCGTCGGCCTGTCATGGACCGAGCAGGCCGCGCTCATCGCGTCGAACCCGGACATCGTGGCCTGA
- a CDS encoding DNA cytosine methyltransferase: MDDKGHARRTATGSYGRVRSGEPAPTMTTRCTTPACGAFIHPVQDRGISLREAAAFQTFPATYTWLGSYGSVERQIGNAVPVWMAESLGRSVLDLLNGNIRPQSPAIDARLAS, from the coding sequence GTGGACGACAAGGGGCACGCAAGAAGGACTGCTACAGGCAGTTACGGACGCGTGCGGTCGGGCGAACCGGCGCCAACGATGACAACGCGGTGCACAACTCCTGCCTGCGGTGCGTTCATCCATCCGGTACAAGACAGAGGTATCAGCTTGCGCGAAGCCGCAGCGTTTCAGACGTTTCCCGCTACATACACGTGGTTGGGCAGTTACGGCTCGGTAGAGCGTCAGATAGGCAACGCAGTTCCTGTTTGGATGGCTGAATCCCTCGGCCGGTCTGTTCTGGATCTCCTGAACGGCAACATTCGGCCTCAGTCACCGGCGATCGACGCGCGCCTAGCGTCGTGA
- a CDS encoding DUF2510 domain-containing protein — protein sequence MGGAAAGWYANGPAWETYWDGTQWLDQHRQVASPDKIDTGPIHQPTTTTTTATATTQSMEALVEPQPQPEAELFPFAASGVIIDIRPEGIHLEGTTWLGRGLVGDKPRVVPWDDISTLEVMTTGIRIREGRKAMLIGVPSKLTAQSPLVVERLAREFETATGRTLSTGKVTRAEKTAAVEDVFRRALSRKVEAIGTVIKSGDHSAEVAMSHALLVWSKAQKIKGGVELATSELDKLRRSLGAHVPTVVGIVVSANFSPNLTVFDDRVHRGAEARPIDAFTQAQVFLDGQVQVTSRPSMTAGLIGSVLPGTALLPALAFGKKEKTDTRQAEFHVGSRDWTFSMSIPVQSVGSARSIAQRINAIADGMERDARSSQISSSPPVTPSLSDDADLTSQIERIVALERSGAITAEQATAMKARIIGL from the coding sequence GTGGGTGGAGCTGCAGCGGGCTGGTATGCGAATGGGCCAGCGTGGGAAACGTACTGGGACGGCACGCAGTGGCTTGATCAGCACCGACAGGTCGCATCTCCAGACAAAATCGACACAGGTCCCATCCACCAGCCGACGACGACGACAACAACGGCAACGGCAACTACGCAGTCGATGGAGGCGCTCGTAGAACCGCAACCTCAACCAGAGGCCGAACTCTTCCCGTTCGCCGCATCCGGCGTAATCATCGATATTCGACCCGAGGGTATACACCTCGAGGGGACCACATGGCTTGGCCGCGGGCTCGTCGGCGATAAGCCGCGGGTTGTGCCGTGGGATGACATCTCGACGCTCGAAGTCATGACCACCGGAATCCGCATCCGCGAGGGTCGCAAAGCGATGCTAATCGGTGTGCCCTCCAAGTTGACTGCCCAATCCCCCCTCGTTGTAGAACGCCTCGCGCGGGAGTTCGAGACAGCCACCGGCCGGACCCTCTCGACAGGCAAAGTGACGCGCGCCGAAAAGACGGCAGCCGTAGAGGACGTATTCCGAAGGGCACTGTCTCGCAAGGTAGAAGCGATCGGAACAGTCATTAAGAGCGGCGATCACTCCGCAGAAGTCGCGATGTCGCATGCGCTATTGGTGTGGTCCAAAGCCCAGAAGATCAAGGGTGGCGTCGAGTTGGCGACTAGTGAGCTCGACAAACTGCGCCGATCGCTGGGAGCACACGTCCCCACAGTGGTCGGGATCGTCGTCTCCGCGAACTTCTCCCCGAATCTGACGGTGTTCGATGACCGCGTTCATCGGGGTGCGGAGGCGCGCCCGATCGACGCGTTCACGCAGGCGCAGGTGTTCCTCGACGGGCAGGTCCAGGTCACGTCGCGCCCATCGATGACAGCAGGTCTCATCGGGTCGGTGCTCCCGGGCACCGCCCTCCTTCCCGCGTTGGCGTTCGGGAAGAAGGAGAAGACGGACACTCGACAAGCCGAGTTCCACGTCGGCTCGCGCGATTGGACTTTCTCAATGAGCATCCCGGTCCAGAGCGTTGGATCTGCTCGATCGATCGCTCAGCGGATCAATGCGATCGCGGACGGGATGGAGCGAGACGCTCGCTCGTCGCAGATCTCTTCGTCGCCCCCGGTGACGCCATCGCTGAGCGACGATGCCGACCTCACCAGTCAGATTGAGCGCATTGTGGCCCTAGAACGTTCAGGCGCAATCACGGCGGAACAGGCGACGGCGATGAAGGCACGAATAATCGGTCTATAG
- a CDS encoding IS3 family transposase: MGTVQLAADGVPVAVACRFLNVSTSGYYEWASRPPSPRAIADEALTLTIRKVHRDSRGTYGAPRVLAELRLGLGVHVGKKRVARLMRLDGLTGVSHRRKRRGWKPDTATHEDLVKRQFRASEPNRLWFCDITQHRAKDGWVYCAAVIDAFSRRIVGWSISDRITAEIVVDALEMARWRRRPEPGTVVHADRGAQYTSWLFGHRLRQAGLLGSMGRVASSVDNALIESFWSSMQRELLDRSSWTSKTELSSAMFEWIEGFYNPTRRHTALGNLSPVEFERLHIPAATAA, translated from the coding sequence ATGGGCACTGTCCAACTCGCCGCTGATGGTGTTCCCGTCGCGGTGGCCTGCCGGTTCCTGAACGTCTCGACGTCCGGCTACTACGAGTGGGCATCTCGTCCACCATCGCCACGAGCGATCGCGGACGAGGCGCTCACGTTGACGATCCGAAAGGTTCACCGTGACTCCCGAGGCACCTATGGTGCTCCGCGGGTGCTGGCCGAACTGCGGCTCGGGCTCGGCGTTCACGTCGGCAAGAAACGAGTCGCCCGGCTCATGCGCCTCGACGGCCTCACCGGCGTCTCCCACCGTCGCAAACGCCGCGGGTGGAAGCCGGACACTGCGACGCACGAGGACCTCGTGAAGCGACAGTTCCGCGCGTCCGAGCCGAACAGGCTCTGGTTCTGTGACATCACGCAGCATCGCGCGAAAGACGGGTGGGTCTACTGCGCCGCCGTCATCGACGCGTTCTCACGTCGTATCGTCGGCTGGTCGATCTCAGACCGGATCACCGCCGAGATCGTCGTCGACGCGCTCGAGATGGCCCGCTGGCGACGCCGCCCCGAGCCTGGAACCGTGGTCCATGCGGATCGAGGAGCGCAATACACCTCCTGGCTCTTCGGCCACCGGCTCAGGCAAGCCGGCCTGCTCGGCTCGATGGGCCGCGTCGCCTCCAGCGTCGATAACGCGCTCATCGAGTCGTTCTGGTCGAGCATGCAACGCGAACTTCTCGACCGATCGAGCTGGACCTCGAAAACGGAACTGTCGTCAGCGATGTTCGAGTGGATCGAGGGCTTCTACAACCCGACCCGTCGGCACACCGCTCTCGGCAACCTCAGCCCCGTGGAGTTCGAGAGACTTCACATCCCCGCCGCAACCGCGGCATGA
- a CDS encoding YhgE/Pip domain-containing protein, whose translation MRVILRLVGRDVRHATRNLMACIVVFGLVVIPSLFTWFNVIASWDPFANTSNLKVAVASTDTGYESDLIPVRINVGEQVLSALRANDDLDWVITTEDDAIDGTKSGAYYAAIVLPPSFSTDMMTFYVDDAEHTDIALYTNEKKNALAPKITGQGADGVSAQITETFTQTLSEIALSLLSSLSDYLTDDDTQAALTRLQARAASLSTQLRSSAQTADMFSALFDSSIPVVNSASRLVDTAGSAFSDASDAVGSGSDAVESLASALRTATQGVSDALSATTDSYNAVGDRIDDLYADIDALNGDRVTVLTDLAARVQDQIDRYHTIRDTLDTQVRPTLPEAAEGTLDTVIAALDDAIARQQAVHDSLVQAAQDIQDDNASAQDSHQEILATIAEAKTAVQNAQSAYTDGLKPQLDLLSSTLSRLDSDISVVRSDLTRLSSSLSGSSDSVLAVIDRGKTVANGMSTSLRELADRFDELDQALGTAADTGDLSELRDIIGGDPGVLATSLAEPVRVDRTAVFPVAGFGAAMAPLYTILALWVGALLMTVTIRVDVNSNTLPGTPELAPTQKYLGRYGIFGLVGLAQSTLLTLGLILFVRIEPAHPLLMILAGWIISLVFTLIVYTAVVAFGNAGKALSVLLLVIQISGSGGAYPLQLLPDWFQNISPFLPATYAIQAMRSAIAGVYAGDYWISLLLLALFIVPALLLGLVLRRPLIAYNRGLSEALESTKLM comes from the coding sequence GTGAGGGTCATCCTGCGACTGGTGGGACGCGACGTACGTCACGCGACACGGAACCTGATGGCGTGCATCGTCGTCTTCGGTCTCGTCGTGATCCCGTCGCTGTTCACCTGGTTCAACGTGATCGCCAGCTGGGATCCGTTCGCGAACACCAGCAACCTGAAGGTCGCCGTCGCCAGCACCGACACCGGCTACGAAAGCGACCTGATTCCGGTCCGGATCAACGTCGGCGAACAGGTCCTGTCCGCGCTGCGCGCCAACGACGATCTGGACTGGGTCATCACGACCGAAGACGACGCGATCGACGGCACGAAGTCGGGAGCGTACTACGCAGCGATCGTGCTTCCGCCATCCTTCAGCACCGACATGATGACGTTCTACGTCGACGACGCAGAGCACACCGACATCGCGCTCTACACCAATGAGAAGAAGAACGCCCTCGCTCCCAAGATCACCGGACAGGGTGCCGATGGTGTGTCCGCGCAGATCACCGAGACGTTCACCCAGACCCTCAGCGAGATCGCGCTCAGCCTGCTCTCCTCCCTGTCCGACTACCTCACCGACGACGACACCCAGGCCGCACTGACCCGGCTCCAAGCCCGCGCGGCCAGCCTGTCGACGCAGCTGCGGTCGAGTGCGCAGACCGCCGACATGTTCTCCGCCCTCTTCGACTCCAGCATCCCCGTGGTGAACAGCGCGTCCCGACTCGTCGACACGGCAGGAAGCGCGTTCAGCGACGCCTCCGACGCAGTCGGCAGCGGAAGCGACGCGGTCGAGTCCCTCGCCTCCGCTCTGCGCACCGCCACCCAAGGAGTCTCCGACGCGCTGTCCGCGACGACCGACAGCTACAACGCGGTCGGTGATCGCATCGACGACCTCTACGCGGACATCGACGCCCTCAACGGCGACCGCGTGACGGTGCTCACTGACCTCGCGGCACGAGTGCAAGACCAGATCGACCGATACCACACCATCCGCGACACCCTCGACACCCAGGTCCGGCCCACGCTGCCCGAGGCCGCGGAAGGCACCCTGGACACCGTCATCGCCGCCCTCGACGACGCGATCGCCCGGCAGCAGGCCGTGCATGACAGCCTCGTCCAAGCGGCACAGGACATCCAGGACGACAACGCCTCCGCTCAGGACTCCCACCAGGAGATCCTCGCCACGATCGCCGAAGCGAAGACTGCCGTGCAGAACGCACAGAGCGCATACACCGACGGACTGAAGCCGCAACTGGACCTTCTGTCTTCGACGCTCTCGCGGCTCGACTCCGACATCTCCGTCGTGCGCAGCGACCTGACCCGGCTGTCCTCGAGCTTGTCCGGATCATCGGACTCCGTGCTCGCCGTCATCGACCGGGGCAAGACCGTCGCAAACGGGATGTCCACCTCACTGCGCGAACTGGCCGACCGATTCGACGAACTCGATCAGGCGCTCGGAACCGCAGCCGACACGGGTGATCTCAGCGAACTCCGCGACATCATCGGAGGCGACCCCGGCGTCCTCGCCACCTCACTGGCCGAACCCGTCCGGGTCGACCGCACCGCAGTGTTCCCGGTCGCCGGATTCGGCGCGGCCATGGCACCGCTCTACACAATTCTCGCGCTCTGGGTCGGAGCGTTGCTGATGACGGTCACGATCCGTGTCGACGTCAACAGCAACACGCTTCCCGGCACCCCCGAACTTGCCCCGACCCAGAAGTACCTCGGACGGTACGGCATCTTCGGCCTCGTCGGCCTGGCCCAGAGCACACTCCTCACCCTCGGGCTCATCCTGTTCGTCCGGATCGAGCCCGCGCACCCACTGCTCATGATCCTCGCCGGATGGATCATCTCCCTCGTCTTCACCCTCATCGTCTACACCGCGGTCGTCGCGTTCGGCAACGCCGGAAAGGCACTGTCCGTGCTCCTACTCGTCATCCAGATCTCCGGCTCCGGCGGCGCGTACCCCCTCCAGCTGCTGCCCGACTGGTTCCAGAACATCAGTCCATTCCTGCCGGCGACCTACGCGATTCAGGCCATGCGATCGGCGATTGCCGGCGTCTACGCAGGGGACTACTGGATCTCTCTCCTCCTGCTCGCCCTCTTCATCGTCCCGGCCCTGCTGCTCGGCCTGGTGCTGCGGCGGCCCCTGATCGCATACAACCGGGGCCTGTCGGAAGCGCTTGAATCCACCAAGCTCATGTGA